Proteins from a single region of Deltaproteobacteria bacterium:
- a CDS encoding C_GCAxxG_C_C family protein: MQGLQAMWDLPSEGYCWATAGYMGAIASGQTSCGLLIGAGIAIGLRCGQGKDGIPEEHQDERNKAIGAVARLYQDFLKEFGSTDCKTLSKCDFANPDDRNQYIQDKLWKTTCDVFLGFVMKKCIEMESESKI; encoded by the coding sequence TTGCAAGGCTTGCAAGCCATGTGGGACCTGCCTTCAGAAGGATACTGCTGGGCCACTGCCGGTTATATGGGGGCCATTGCATCAGGACAAACCTCATGTGGTCTTTTAATCGGGGCGGGCATCGCCATCGGCCTTCGCTGCGGTCAGGGGAAAGACGGTATCCCTGAAGAACACCAGGACGAAAGAAACAAGGCCATCGGCGCCGTGGCCAGGCTGTATCAGGATTTTTTAAAAGAATTCGGCAGCACGGATTGCAAGACTCTAAGTAAATGTGATTTCGCCAATCCGGACGATCGCAATCAATACATCCAAGACAAGCTTTGGAAAACGACCTGCGATGTTTTTTTAGGTTTTGTGATGAAAAAATGCATCGAGATGGAAAGCGAAAGCAAGATATAA
- a CDS encoding enoyl-CoA hydratase gives MPYSSIILELREQKAVLTLNRPEAMNAMNEQLNQEACCALEEIKENKGVDVIIITGAGRAFCAGLDLKELEEKKKLRTTGFSMLGEILRMNRPTIAAVNGFAITGGFELALSCDIIVASDKAMFADTHARVGVLPGGGLSQILPRLVGIKKAKELSFTGNYMTAQEAFQLGLVNKVVSPEELMPAAEKLADDIISADQRTVRKLKRVIDKGQGMSLEDALMMEHYEHLRHINDVEFEEMGRRRVNILERGREQAKKDS, from the coding sequence ATGCCTTATTCTTCAATTATTCTTGAATTAAGAGAGCAAAAGGCTGTACTTACTTTAAACCGGCCGGAAGCCATGAATGCCATGAATGAACAGTTAAATCAGGAGGCTTGCTGCGCGCTGGAGGAGATAAAGGAGAACAAAGGTGTTGACGTTATCATCATTACAGGAGCCGGGCGGGCCTTTTGCGCCGGACTTGATCTTAAGGAGCTTGAGGAGAAAAAGAAGCTGCGCACCACCGGTTTCTCTATGTTGGGTGAAATTTTGAGGATGAACCGGCCCACTATTGCGGCGGTGAACGGTTTTGCCATCACCGGTGGTTTTGAACTGGCCCTTTCCTGCGACATCATCGTTGCCTCGGACAAGGCCATGTTTGCCGATACGCACGCCCGGGTTGGGGTTCTTCCAGGCGGAGGCCTGAGTCAGATACTGCCGCGGCTGGTTGGGATCAAGAAGGCTAAGGAGCTTTCCTTTACTGGAAATTACATGACGGCTCAAGAAGCTTTTCAGCTTGGCTTGGTCAATAAAGTGGTGTCTCCAGAGGAGTTGATGCCTGCTGCTGAGAAGCTGGCTGACGACATCATCAGCGCGGACCAGCGAACCGTGCGTAAGCTCAAGAGAGTAATTGACAAGGGTCAGGGGATGAGCCTTGAAGACGCCCTCATGATGGAGCATTATGAACATCTGCGCCACATAAACGATGTTGAGTTTGAGGAAATGGGGCGGCGGCGCGTCAACATCCTTGAGAGAGGTAGAGAGCAGGCTAAAAAAGACAGTTAG